In one window of Chryseobacterium sp. JV274 DNA:
- a CDS encoding exodeoxyribonuclease VII large subunit produces the protein MQNIDKGYETYSPSSVLGLFSNALKISATINLIYLKGRYAYGGGKAYGNYYYDNLFSESDNISIGVRISALLRTKIVNNEVYTLRGYIEKSIKNSSVELRFVVDEIIQQEEKAISEEELQRYELIQDKLEKGSTDLETVIRNKILKEEPIRIANIYGNNAIVQRDFAEGLDVSQKYIQVSEYTCSITSSTSIAEKLKEVSKSEYDIIALVRGGGDRQSMETFNNITLSKLFINLPAVTVTAIGHTVDETLLDKLADKRFHLPHDYGAGLHAIVEKLLHEKSNSRALLIDEVKKDVSKQFTEQVKTLSEQLAKKTEEFQKLQEISSKQLIDTQKNFAEQQKQRQLEMDNYKKEISALYEKNLQSVINEKAAFLKAGMESLQKENSRLTTEVQQSKGDYSKIIIAVIISLIVGFVLATLFK, from the coding sequence ATGCAAAATATTGATAAGGGATATGAGACTTATTCCCCTTCATCTGTACTAGGTCTATTTAGCAATGCTTTAAAGATTAGCGCAACAATCAATCTTATTTATCTAAAAGGTAGATATGCATATGGTGGAGGCAAAGCGTATGGTAATTACTATTACGATAATTTATTTTCGGAATCGGATAATATTTCAATAGGAGTTAGAATTTCAGCATTATTAAGAACAAAGATTGTTAATAATGAGGTGTATACTTTACGTGGATATATTGAAAAAAGTATAAAAAACTCTTCTGTTGAGTTAAGGTTTGTGGTAGATGAAATCATACAACAGGAAGAGAAAGCAATCTCAGAAGAAGAGTTACAACGGTACGAACTTATACAGGATAAACTAGAAAAAGGATCAACGGATCTGGAAACGGTAATCAGAAATAAAATCCTAAAAGAAGAGCCTATCAGAATTGCGAATATTTATGGAAATAATGCGATTGTTCAAAGAGACTTTGCTGAAGGACTTGATGTTTCGCAGAAATATATTCAGGTTTCTGAATATACCTGCAGCATTACCTCTTCGACATCCATTGCAGAAAAACTGAAGGAAGTCTCTAAATCTGAGTATGATATTATTGCGTTAGTCAGAGGGGGAGGAGATCGGCAAAGCATGGAAACCTTTAATAATATTACATTATCAAAACTCTTTATTAATTTACCAGCAGTGACGGTAACGGCTATTGGACATACAGTGGATGAAACCCTTTTGGATAAACTCGCTGATAAGCGTTTTCATTTACCTCACGATTATGGAGCGGGTTTACACGCTATTGTAGAAAAGCTACTACACGAAAAGTCCAATTCAAGAGCGTTGCTTATTGATGAGGTTAAAAAAGATGTTAGCAAGCAATTTACTGAGCAAGTGAAAACATTGTCCGAGCAACTTGCTAAAAAAACGGAAGAATTTCAAAAACTACAGGAGATTTCTTCTAAGCAACTTATTGATACACAGAAAAACTTCGCTGAACAGCAAAAACAAAGACAGCTGGAGATGGATAATTATAAAAAAGAAATATCCGCACTATACGAAAAGAATTTGCAATCTGTTATTAATGAGAAGGCCGCATTTTTAAAAGCAGGAATGGAATCTTTACAGAAAGAAAATTCCAGACTGACTACAGAAGTTCAGCAAAGCAAAGGGGATTATTCCAAGATTATTATTGCTGTGATTATTTCGTTAATTGTTGGTTTTGTATTGGCTACTCTTTTTAAATAA
- a CDS encoding GIY-YIG nuclease family protein: MITIQELLYNRGLEKNVKVKLVRHKDGRQNLYHLYKNHRSEFLAYQSSQSKDVFKDVDYIVSFIGEEGVFARFIGVYQITYRQKFAEDCFHYEMIEVPEQYDDLRERVIIKWSNAISWHQWIKNEMEVIEIKPGLHYKQFTDYFDFILSFSELKEIVTNQYSDWKKVLSITKGVYLINDTQTGKLYVGSAYGENGIWGRWSAYVLTNGHGNNKMLKELLDYDPLHGNYFQFSILMLLPKTITADEAIKKERLFKNKLGTNSFGLNNN, encoded by the coding sequence ATGATTACCATACAAGAACTGCTTTATAACAGGGGGTTAGAAAAGAATGTAAAAGTTAAACTAGTAAGACACAAAGACGGAAGACAGAATTTATATCATCTTTATAAGAATCACCGTTCAGAATTTCTTGCTTATCAGAGTTCACAATCTAAAGATGTTTTTAAAGATGTCGATTATATCGTTTCGTTTATTGGTGAAGAGGGTGTCTTCGCTCGATTTATTGGTGTTTATCAAATTACATACAGACAAAAGTTTGCTGAAGACTGCTTTCATTATGAAATGATAGAAGTACCTGAGCAATATGACGATCTTAGAGAAAGAGTTATTATCAAGTGGAGCAATGCTATTTCCTGGCATCAATGGATAAAAAATGAAATGGAAGTCATAGAGATCAAACCCGGGCTTCATTATAAGCAGTTTACAGATTATTTCGATTTTATTCTAAGTTTTAGCGAACTGAAAGAAATAGTAACGAATCAATACAGCGACTGGAAAAAGGTACTTTCCATAACAAAGGGCGTGTATCTTATCAATGATACCCAAACAGGCAAGCTTTATGTAGGATCAGCATACGGTGAAAATGGAATCTGGGGTCGCTGGTCAGCTTATGTGTTAACGAATGGTCATGGAAATAATAAGATGTTAAAAGAACTTCTTGATTATGATCCCTTACATGGCAACTATTTTCAATTTTCAATTTTAATGCTTCTTCCGAAAACGATAACTGCTGACGAAGCCATCAAAAAAGAACGTCTTTTCAAAAATAAACTGGGAACCAATTCATTTGGTTTAAACAATAATTAA
- a CDS encoding leucine-rich repeat domain-containing protein — protein MNRIIISLAVILSINIAAQEIPIKDNNLKTALLQQFDQNHNGKLEVSEINTVTELKLDEKNISELSGLEYFQSLKELNLRKNNISDFSPVNKLTKLENLYIGDNNKIEVLDLKGLVNLKGIYAFRFGLTKIQLNSKNIKYIYLQDNLFTDFDTREFTALHTLNLDGCKQLFNLDLSKNKDLVQLYLLGTSIKELDITNNKTLKTFYIEDSVKLIKGADQEATKRAPIITVK, from the coding sequence ATGAACAGAATTATAATATCCCTTGCAGTCATTCTATCCATCAATATTGCTGCACAAGAAATTCCCATTAAAGACAACAACCTCAAAACGGCTCTCTTACAACAGTTCGATCAAAACCATAACGGAAAATTAGAAGTTTCAGAAATAAACACCGTAACCGAACTGAAACTGGACGAAAAGAATATTTCAGAATTAAGCGGCCTTGAATACTTTCAGAGTTTGAAAGAACTTAATCTGCGCAAGAATAATATTTCAGATTTTTCTCCTGTAAACAAACTTACAAAGCTTGAAAATCTTTATATAGGTGACAACAATAAAATTGAAGTGCTAGATTTAAAAGGTTTAGTTAATTTGAAAGGAATTTATGCTTTCAGATTTGGATTGACCAAAATTCAGTTAAACTCCAAAAATATAAAATACATCTATTTACAGGATAATTTATTTACTGACTTCGATACCAGAGAATTTACAGCCCTCCACACACTTAATCTTGACGGATGTAAACAGCTGTTCAACCTTGATCTATCAAAAAATAAAGATTTGGTACAATTGTATCTACTCGGTACATCAATTAAAGAGCTGGACATTACGAATAATAAAACCCTAAAAACATTCTATATCGAAGATTCAGTAAAATTGATTAAAGGTGCTGATCAGGAGGCAACGAAACGTGCGCCTATTATTACAGTTAAATAA
- a CDS encoding DUF3945 domain-containing protein produces MKTNNGKESTEKIKVQDTLLALHRQTNTIGIVQGVDLNGELIVDVSRESYKNGLRFDRGDDRFLEMYSTFYHQLKTPDEFSFFKVTEFEAEQTVKDLQHYIDTASYDEKEKLNEYSVSIDKVEAQKEYIARTRKDRYQFDPEQVDWKMMSQIGLTREKLESMGALESLLKGYKTPMLIPVKIDLGTAVSILDARLSLKVNEVGKLETRIHPIRKECDFTKPFFGHQFSQEDKKKLLEIGNMGRVVELIHPITGEVIPSLVSRDKLTNDLVPLRADLVRIPLVIKGVTLDELQKKTLKEGKPLYIENMLSRRGTLFNATVQFNTDKRYVEFLFPRNISNLNLDSNLNSKTDVPATFRGEKLRLWQVEKLNKGEVAYIDGLVDRKGKKYQGYLRFDKRVGKFEFSFKNMWRETDGLSKKRRRGI; encoded by the coding sequence ATGAAAACAAATAATGGTAAGGAATCCACTGAAAAAATTAAAGTTCAGGATACCCTACTTGCTCTTCACCGCCAAACCAATACCATAGGTATAGTACAAGGAGTTGATTTGAATGGAGAGCTAATAGTTGATGTCTCCAGGGAGTCTTATAAAAATGGGTTGCGTTTTGATCGGGGAGATGACCGTTTTCTAGAGATGTACAGTACATTCTATCATCAGCTAAAAACTCCGGATGAGTTTTCATTTTTTAAAGTGACTGAATTTGAAGCCGAGCAGACTGTAAAAGATTTACAACATTATATTGATACCGCTTCTTATGATGAAAAAGAAAAACTGAATGAATACTCCGTTTCTATAGATAAAGTGGAGGCGCAGAAAGAATATATTGCTAGAACTCGAAAAGACCGTTATCAATTTGATCCCGAACAAGTGGATTGGAAAATGATGTCTCAGATTGGATTGACCAGAGAAAAGCTGGAAAGTATGGGAGCATTGGAATCTTTGCTTAAGGGATATAAAACACCAATGCTTATCCCGGTGAAGATTGACCTTGGAACAGCTGTCAGTATACTGGATGCGCGCTTGTCTTTAAAGGTTAATGAGGTAGGAAAGCTTGAAACTCGGATTCATCCTATTAGGAAGGAATGTGATTTCACAAAACCTTTCTTTGGGCATCAGTTCAGCCAAGAGGATAAAAAAAAATTACTGGAAATTGGGAATATGGGAAGGGTGGTGGAGTTGATACATCCTATAACTGGAGAAGTAATTCCTTCTTTGGTTAGCAGAGATAAGCTGACCAATGACTTAGTGCCGCTTAGAGCTGATTTGGTAAGAATTCCTTTGGTGATAAAAGGGGTGACACTGGATGAATTACAGAAGAAGACGCTAAAAGAGGGAAAGCCATTGTATATTGAAAATATGCTTTCCAGGAGAGGCACACTTTTTAACGCAACGGTTCAGTTTAATACAGATAAAAGGTATGTTGAGTTTTTATTTCCTCGTAATATTAGTAATTTGAATTTGGATTCAAATCTTAATTCTAAAACAGACGTTCCGGCTACTTTTAGAGGGGAAAAATTGAGATTGTGGCAGGTAGAGAAATTGAATAAAGGAGAGGTGGCATATATTGATGGGCTCGTAGATCGGAAAGGGAAAAAATATCAGGGGTATTTGAGATTTGATAAAAGGGTGGGAAAGTTTGAGTTTTCTTTTAAGAATATGTGGAGGGAAACAGACGGTCTGTCGAAGAAAAGGAGAAGAGGTATTTAA